The Anas acuta chromosome 12, bAnaAcu1.1, whole genome shotgun sequence sequence TCATCTGTCCTCTGCAGCGGTGCTGACACCGACTGCCACAGCTGCGCGGGGCTGGCCCTGGTGTGAGCTGTGGGTGTATGTGACTGCCTCTGTGCAGCTGAAGGCAGAGGTGGTAGACTTCAGTCCTGCTGGATTTCAGCCTAGCACTGcttgattttcttaaaaaaaaaaaaaaaaaaaaaaaaaggaaccaatgaaaagtaaaaaggtCACTAGCAAAAGTACAAAATAACTCATAACTTTTAATGTCAGAAAATATCACGGTGAGACAAATTCCCTGCATTATGTGGCTATTTCCCATTTCTACTCAATTCTGGTCTATGGCTGAGCTTGTTGAATGGGCCTAATTAGCACTATCTAGGTATTTCTGTGTGTTATTTAACAGCCTACATTTCATTCCTGCTTCCCAAGAAAATATATCCAAAAATACACAGCTCACTTTGCTTTCAGGTGCAACAGAACTTAAGTTGTACAATATAAAGAGCATATGAAATTCAAAAAGAGTCTTTACAGGATATCAAACTTAACTGTCCCACTTAATGGAGAATTTAATGTTCTGTACAGTGAAAGCTTGCTGTGTGCATTCCCCATGTAGCAAGTTAAATGGCTATAAGTAACTGTGCTTACAGTGTTTCGATGAGACCCAAATAtgtaagaaaatgaagcatCATATTCTTTAACTAATATGGCTAAAATGCTGGTAAATTTTCTGTTAACATACTCTAGGTATTAGACAAAAAGTCCTCTATTTACACTGGATAATATGTACACATTTGGTTTGTGGAATGCTCCAACATCATATTAATTTCTCCTCCATCTGAGTTTGTAGGAAAAAGATCTTTAGCATCATAGAAATATATACTCCCAGTCATCAATGCATTTATATATTTGGTGTCTGGTATAAAGAATGGTGTGTCATTAAGTTGGCCATAGCTCCAGATAAACTTGAATTAGTGGGAATAGTTTTTAGTGCCTCTCTTAAAGTCTTTTAAATagtgcagaaattaaaaattataaatttcaCTAGCTGATCACTTcaatatatgcacatacatttGCAAGTAAGTGTAAATACATCTATAGATAtaaaattatgtatatatttctctCCCAGACCAAGAAGGTGCCTAGTGATTCTTTATGCCCAAGTGAAGACAGTAAGGGGCTTTGAGATAGTGAGTCTTCTAAGAGAGCTGAGCACCCACTCTCAAATCCTTCAGAAACGAggattctcatttttttcaagttgtaaCCCCCAAATCAAGACAGCTAAGGTCACATTTATAGCTCTTGTTCCTGTTGTTGGATCTGACCTATGATGGGTTTGTTACCTGCCTGCCATTTGGATGCCTTTTGTGTCTGAGCACAGCTTGTTTGAATTGCCAGGGAGCGCTCAGCAAGGCAGGCAGGCTCTCACAGCTCAGCTCAGGATCTGCTCACACCCCCGCAGGCAtacgcacgcacacacaaagCCCCTGTTCGTGTCTTGTGTCACTacacggggatggggagggaaaggaTAGGCTCCCAGTGTAGGCAGGATTAAACCCAAACAGCAAAGCTCTGCAGGGTGTGTGAACTAGCTGCATGCACCAATCATGGCTGTAAAAGGGTCAGATACTAAGGGGCTTCATTTTATCCCTTTGGGCTCGTTCACCTCTGCTCCCTCTCTTTGAGGTATCGACAAAACGGTATAGAAAAGgacattttgatttttccaaacatggctcctttttcttcttcttctacgTCCACCCCTGACCCCCCTGGCTTCAGTTGCTCACATCAGGACCTGGTCTCGAGTCTCTGGCAGGCGCAAAGCGAGCAGGCCACCTCCAACCAGAGCAGAGGAAGCCAGGAGGATGGGAACCACCTTGGTTATCCCTACAAAGGAGGCAAAGATCGAGTTCCCCAGGATGGCACCAAACTTGCAAAGCCCATTGAGGATGCCGAAGGCTGTTGCCCTGTGGGGAAGAGAAGTAGAAAACAATGGTTAGGAAGGATGATCTTGGCATAACTACAGAAGATCTGGATGGATTATTTTGTGAATGCTCTTATGTTTCCTAGGCTACGCTCCCAGCAAGTAAGCCAGCCAGAATAGatagtaaataaatagatatcACTGTTTTGCATGTCTGTGTGTATGAGGAAAATGTCTGTGTGTACTCGTTTCTCTTCATTTTAACTTTTCCCTAGCTCTCGAGCTGCCCACTCTGACAGCCTTTGCCCTTCCCAAGGAAAGCAGGACCCAACCTGCTCTAGAACTTCTCGAAGCCCTTCCAAGCACTGGCTGGGGTGGGCTGTCACCAGAGCAATGGCCAGGTCTCTCCTCCTAACCCTGTTTCACCCAGAAGCTCAAAGCATGCTGTCTTCATAGCACAGTCTTTCCCCTTCACTTCTGACTCTCCCCAACAGcttagaaaaggcaaaaaaaaaaggtttataatGATGCTGGCAGGAAAGATGTCACCTGTAGCTTATTCCCCCAAAGTTTCCGATGCTACCTCATCTCCCAGGTCATTCTGTGCACGTGGTTGCCTCTTTGTTGTGGAGGGAAAGGCTGTCATGGTGATAAGCTAAGAAGAGAGTCTGGAGGACACAGTCTGAAGGGCCAGACCTCATGCACATACACAGAAATGATGTACTCTCCATAATTTATCTGCCTATAATCTCCATACCACCCCCACAGCTCCCTGAGTACAAGCCATGATGCAAGCAGAATTATGCTTGCAAATGGCTATGCTGATCCAGTATAGCCTCAGGACTACCAGGCTGTTAAggtctgctttattttatttattaaaataaataaaacacaattccCCCATCAATGTATCTAGAGTGAGCATTGGTCTTTTCCATCAGGGAAAGAGAGGACAGAGTCAGAGGGCCaagagtggaaaagaaaaagactctGAGCACCTTTTATCTGTGGGGTACAGCTCCACGGTGATCACATCCAGGGCGTTCCAGGCGGCAATGCTGGCCCCGCAGAAGAGGCACTGCCAGCCGATCATCGCCGACTCGCTGTTGccaaaaaagaggaagaagcagcacaCTGCAGAGATCAACATCGAGCCACCTGCGGGGGGAACCAGGAGAAAAATGTTGGCACCGGTTTCCCTCATCCGTGGCTGAGCTGCCACAGTGTTGATAAAGATGGCTTCTAAGTGACAACACTTCACCCCGAAATGAATGAAATCTGCAAAAATCCAAAAATACTGTGATGCTGCCTATCTGTCACTGTGTGATGCTGGAAACCAGCCTGAAAATGTTCTCAATAACCATCTGATCATGCTGATATTCCTGCTCTACGGAGAGGCTGAAGACAGGCTTTTCCAGGCAGATTTCCAGCATCTCAGACTTCCAGATGGACCCAGGAAGAGTAGAGGCAAGTAAACATGAAAGCCAACGAGGAGGAAGAATCATGAAGGTTTTTCAACTTGAGTTTTGAGTGAAGAGCTAGAGCAATTCACATCTTATTGAAATCACTTGACACATTTCTAGACTCAATTAAGATAATTTACAGCCGATTGTAAGAAGCACTTGAGGTCTCTTTTAATTATAAGAACATCATTAGATTTCATGGCACATTTGCACAGGAGCTATAATTTTTTGAACGCCACTGAGGGAGAAAGTGAGAGCATTCATGCTCAGTTAGCCACAGTTCAGATTCAGGAATATTAATGGCTACATCACAGCCTTCTTTCCCAGTTGGGAATTTTCACCTGAAAGAAGCAATTTTGCAAAATCAAAGTCTCTTTCACTGGAAAGTTCTGTTGCTGCTGAAATATCTCCATTTACCACCAGGaaaccaaagattttttttttgatttgtttgaggtttttaaaatcagtttgaCACCAACCAAAATGATTCGGATGATGAACTGGAActaaaatgcttcattttgtaTATTTAGTTGTATTTTGCCACTGTGATGTTCTGCTTATGGAAAGCTACCATGCAGGACCCCTGCCCACTTCTTCTCCACAGCCAAACCACATCCCCCTCTGTGCAGTGCAGATATTTCCTCTGCTGCAGAGGTACAGTGCAGCATCAGGGTCACTGTGTGTGCCCCAGATCTGACATTCGGCACAGGAGAGGGTTTAGTGGAACACAATAAAACCGAACTGAAGTCCCAGTGAGGCACATAacacaaaagagaaattcagtttTCACGTTAAGCTGACCAGAAATAATATGTTCAGCAGAGTGATACGGGTGGGATGCCAGAAGGCTGTTTCAATTGGAAATTCCATAGTGAAACGTTTCAGCATGTCGTTACCAATTTTTGTCCTGTACTTTTCattctgcagaagaaataagCATTTAGGTTTCCAGCTGTCATCTCAATTCCagatgaaaatgctgaaatgccGACATGTCTGCAGGGTGGACAACCTGATTCTCATTcagctttatttaatttatttcccacAGACCCACTGGTTTGTTTGGGTCTTTTCCAAATTCACTATGTGAAGGCTCATTGTGCCCTCCTGGTGTAAATTCTTGACACACTGATGAGATCATCTTCCTTACCTTTACCTGTCTGACAGCGAAGCTCAGCTAACTAAACTTCTGTCTGTTCCCAGATGAGAGAAACAGGTGAGACACTCAAGAGAGTGTCTCATCCCTGATTTTACTAAGCTCACTTGTCTGTCCCTTGAGGCATGACTCCACAGCACCTGGCAAGAGAGCAAGGTCTGAACCCTGGAGCAAGCAACACTAGAAATTCCCAAAGTAATCAGAAGTTGATAAGGTGATAACTTAGTGCCGTATGTCTAAAGGGTGGCAACTTGCTTGGATGTGACATGGACAATTAATCTACCATATGTTTCctgaagctgtttttaaaatcatttgaagATCAGAAACCTCAAAGATGGATCTCCTAGGCTGTCAAACAGCCACAGCAAATAATTGTTGTGATTTTTCATCACTACAAGCAAAAcgtgttatttatttatacagaacGTTGCAGAAACCAGCACCAACTGCACAGCACCAGGTGGTCCTGCTTCAGCACAGACCCCGACAGACCACTCACCGATCATCTTTATCCTCCCTATTTTGTCCATGAGCAATGCAGAGATGATGTTACCCGGCAGCAcggacaggctgcccaggaagctGACCAGGTAGATCAGGAAATCATTGTCTTCCT is a genomic window containing:
- the SV2B gene encoding synaptic vesicle glycoprotein 2B isoform X2, translating into MNTLILAVVWFTMALSYYGLIVWFPDMIRYFQEEEYESRVKIFDEEEVSHFTFNFTLENQIHRNGEYRNDKFIGMKFKEVRFEDSLFEECYFEDVTSSETFFENCTIISTVFYNTDLYEHKFINCRLINSTFLKEKEGCHIDFEEDNDFLIYLVSFLGSLSVLPGNIISALLMDKIGRIKMIGGSMLISAVCCFFLFFGNSESAMIGWQCLFCGASIAAWNALDVITVELYPTDKRATAFGILNGLCKFGAILGNSIFASFVGITKVVPILLASSALVGGGLLALRLPETRDQVLM